The region TATGTTGCTTAGTAATGGGGATAGCGGTCCCCCTTGTGGAGTCCCTTCTTCTGTTTCTATCACTACCCTATTTACCATTACCCCACTTTTGAGGTATTTCCTTATCAGGGATATCACTCTGCCATCTTTTACGTCTTTTGATATTATCCTCATCAGTTTGTCGTGGTTGACTGTGTCAAAGTAGCGTTCTAAGTCTATGTCCACTACCCATGTGTGTCCTTCGTTTAGGTATTCTTTGCTTTTTCTTATGGCTTGTTTTGCATCTCGTAATGGCCTAAATCCATAACTGTTATCTACAAATTTCTTTTCGTAAATCGGTGTCAACACCTGCGCTATGGATTGTTGGATTACTCTGTCTATTGCTGTCGGTATGCCTAGTAGTCTTTCCCCCCATCCGGTTTCGGTATCTTTTTCCTCCTTACCGGTTTCGGGGTGTACCTTCCTTCAAGGAGCTCTTGCCTTAATTCTTCTCCATGTTGTTTGAGATATCCAAAGAGTTCTTCTACTTTCATCCCGTCTATTCCAGGGGCTCCTTTGTTGGCCTTTACCTTCTTATATGCTTTATTCATATTATCCTTGGATAATATCTTTTCAAGCATCCCTTCACTGTATCCTTTACCATCGTTTCTTCCTCTTTCAGACGTAGAAGTTATACTAGGCGCTTCTACATTATTTTCAGGCTCTCCCTTATCTTCATGTAGGAAACCTTCTAGTCGAAGTTGTATGCTTTTCCCGTGTCCCTTCGCATCTTTCAAGATTCGAAACCTCCTGTTGTTCAGTCCTTCCTCACCTTTCAATGAGTACTATGACCTCTGCTGACTTCTCAAGATTCAGCCATACATTACTGTATGGGTTGCCTTATTAGCATATTCTTGAGATCTCCCCAGGTAAGTGCAATAACTTTCATCCCATATATCCGCCAGATTTACTCCGTGAAGTTCTGGATAGCTATTGGACTTCGTTTTGTCTTGCAAACTCGTCCACTTCACTTAGCCTTGTATCTGGTTCTTGTTCATCGGACCGGGACTTTGCCTTGGGCTTCCTTCAGATTCCACCTCACGATGGACACCCTTGCCTTCGACTAGTGGTTCCCGCTACCTGGCCCACAACGGACTTTCACCGCTTAGCTATTGCCCATGCTGGGCGCACAAGAAAATAACCCCCAGATGGGGGTATTTTTTTAAACAACTCCTTGATCCATCATAGCTCTTGCTACCTTAAGAAAAGCAGTTACATTAGCCCCAAAAATAAGGTCTCCGTCTTTCTTGTATTCTTCAGCTGTCGTCTTTATACTACTGTATATGTCCTTCATTATCTCTCGTAGTTTTTTATCTACATCTTCAAAACTCCAAGACTCCCACATACTATTTTGAGTCATTTCTAATGCAGAGGTAGCAACACCACCAGCGTTGGCAGCTTTAGCTGGGGCAAACATAACGTTATTTTTTTGGAAACACTCAATAGCTTCTGGAGTGCACGGCATATTAGCACCTTCTGCTACTACTAAAACACTATTATTCACAAGTGCTTTTGCTTCTTCTGTATCTATTTCGTTTTGTGTAGCACATGGAAAGGCAATATCACACTCAATTTTCCAAATATCTTTACTATTGTCATTATACTCAGCAGAAGGATGAGCTTTGAGATACTCAACTATTCTTCCTCTTCTTTTTTCTTTTATCTCAATCACAGAATTTAAATCTATCCCTTCTGGATCGCATACTACACCATCAGAATCACTAATAGCTATCACTTTTCCACCAAGTTCTTTAACTTTTTGAGCCGTGTAAATAGCCACGTTTCCAGATCCAGAAATTATAACCCTCTTGCCCTCAAATGTTTCACCAACATCTTTAAGCATTTCTTCGACAAAATAAACCAATCCATACCCCGTTGCCTCTATTCTAACTAAACTTCCACCCCAATCTATTCCTTTTCCAGTTAATGTACCAGCTTCAAAACGGTTGGTAATTCTTTTGTATTGACCAAAGAGATACCCAATTTCTCTGTTCCCAACGCCTATATCTCCAGCTGGAATATCTGTTTGTTCCCCAATGTGCCTGTATAGTTCGGTCATAAAGCTTTGACAAAATCTCATAACTTCAGCATCTGATTTGCCCTTTGGATCGAAGTCGCTACCACCTTTTGCTCCACCAATGGGCCTTCCAGTTAAAGCATTTTTGAAAGTTTGCTCAAATGCAAGAAACTTCATGATTCCAGGATACACAGTTGGATGAAAACGCAGCCCCCCTTTATAAGGCCCTAATGCCGAGTTGAATTCAATTCTGTACCCCCTATTTACGCGAACGTTCCCTTTGTCATCTACCCACGGAACACGAAAGATAATCTGCCTTTCAGGCTCAGTTAACCTTTCTAAAATCCCGTTTTCTTCAAATTCAGGATACAATTCAACAACAGGCTTTATACTTTCAAGTACCTCACGAACCGCCTGGTGAAACTCAGCTTCTCCAGGATTCTTTACAATTACCCTTTCAATTATGCTGTCAACATAACTTTCTTGGGTTAATTCAATTGAGTTACTCACTGTTACCTCCTCCTTTTTGGTTTTTCCCCGGTATACCTAAAAAAGATCAAAAAACAAGAAATTATTTTCATAACAAATAATTCAATGAAATATATTTCATTATTACTAATAAATGGTAATAAATATATTTACTCGGTTATTTTTGATTATACACAAAACTGGCAAAAATGCAAAATTTTATAATTTTTTTGCCGAATATGCTTAAAATTACTTATTCATGGTAGGTTTTGATGATGTGCTATAACTGAAGAAAGCTAATTAAAAAAATATTTATATTTCTTTAATAAAAAATTTATTTTTCTAGTCTCGTGAGTAGGTACCAGAAGGTATGCAGAAAGAATAAAACTTACAGAAGTATAAAAAAGATGGTGGGCGCTGTAGGGTTTGAACCTACGACCTTCTGCGCGTGAAGCAGACGCTCTCCCACTGAGCTAAGCGCCCCGAAAACACTTTTCGAAAATATTATACATTATATTTCAAAACTTGTCAATGAAAGTAAAAAAATTACTCTTTATATGCTTGAATACATCTCAAATTTCCATCAATAGCCTCAACTTTTGAAACCTTAAACCCTTCTTTCTCAAATAACGAAATCAACTGGCTCGTTGTTCTTAGCACCCTAAACTTCGGAATAAACCAAACCACGTTCTCTCTATCCTTTAAATCAGGAACATACGCAAAAGCTAAAACCTTCTTTGCCTTCTTTAAAATATCAGACAGATCATAATTTTTCTCAAACTCACCTACAATTAAAAGATTGTTAGAAGTATCCTTCACAGAAACACCCAAATCTTCAAAAACACTTTCATACTTCTCTTTATCAACCCCAAGAAGCTT is a window of Petrotoga olearia DSM 13574 DNA encoding:
- the gdhA gene encoding NADP-specific glutamate dehydrogenase, with amino-acid sequence MSNSIELTQESYVDSIIERVIVKNPGEAEFHQAVREVLESIKPVVELYPEFEENGILERLTEPERQIIFRVPWVDDKGNVRVNRGYRIEFNSALGPYKGGLRFHPTVYPGIMKFLAFEQTFKNALTGRPIGGAKGGSDFDPKGKSDAEVMRFCQSFMTELYRHIGEQTDIPAGDIGVGNREIGYLFGQYKRITNRFEAGTLTGKGIDWGGSLVRIEATGYGLVYFVEEMLKDVGETFEGKRVIISGSGNVAIYTAQKVKELGGKVIAISDSDGVVCDPEGIDLNSVIEIKEKRRGRIVEYLKAHPSAEYNDNSKDIWKIECDIAFPCATQNEIDTEEAKALVNNSVLVVAEGANMPCTPEAIECFQKNNVMFAPAKAANAGGVATSALEMTQNSMWESWSFEDVDKKLREIMKDIYSSIKTTAEEYKKDGDLIFGANVTAFLKVARAMMDQGVV